The following coding sequences lie in one Spinacia oleracea cultivar Varoflay chromosome 1, BTI_SOV_V1, whole genome shotgun sequence genomic window:
- the LOC130464784 gene encoding uncharacterized protein: MHGGKWVDGAVLEGCMGKWFTWGTFFSLLPSVEAAGSVVADWRNVDDTRWKLHELEEHLTNLEMEGEFTVRSAYNYELQRRNRDSGPSDSSASQWLWKKIWEAKVPPKVKNLVWRALRNGLPTMNTLASRGINVDRVCPRCGERVRLPHMILLCKEAQVFSRLSLIRLELNRSWEIVTMFVWQTWNARNLWVFEKKRVDPTILCSKTVHLLGEFDAATTRDDNLYVASAQSPLYWQPPLEGKTKLNTDVAVKDGKPGLGMIVRDGTFEVELNCLGLVALLQVIAMEKSTTQVLVNDILATVRPFDGCSFTCVKRSCNKAAHSMAKASFLLEEELVWKH; this comes from the exons ATGCATGGTGGGAAATGGGTGGACGGTGCGGTTTTGGAAGGATGCATGGGTAAATGGTTTACCTGGGGGACATTTTTTTCTCTACTGCCTTCAGTGGAGGCAGCTGGTAGTGTGGTGGCAGATTGGAGGAACGTGGATGACACTAGATGGAAGCTCCATGAGCTTGAAGAGCATCTGACAAATCTAGAGATGGAG GGTGAGTTTACAGTACGGAGTGCATACAATTACGAGCTTCAACGGCGAAATAGAGACAGTGGCCCTTCGGATTCTAGTGCAAGTCAGTGGCTATGGAAGAAGATTTGGGAAGCTAAAGTACCCCCAAAGGTTAAAAACCTTGTGTGGAGAGCGCTGAGAAATGGTTTACCTACCATGAATACACTTGCTAGTAGGGGGATCAATGTTGATCGGGTCTGTCCTAGGTGTGGTGAGAGAGTGAGACTACCACACATGATATTGTTGTGCAAGGAAGCTCAAGTATTTTCGCGTTTGTCGCTTATCCGCTTAGAG CTTAATCGATCATGGGAGATAGTGACGATGTTCGTGTGGCAAACCTGGAATGCACGTAATTTGTGGGTTTTTGAGAAGAAAAGGGTGGATCCAACTATTCTTTGTAGTAAGACAGTCCACCTCCTAGGTGAATTTGATGCTGCGACGACAAGGGATGACAACCTCTATGTAGCTTCTGCTCAATCTCCCTTATATTGGCAGCCACCCCTTGAAGGAAAGACCAAGCTCAATACGGACGTTGCTGTAAAGGACGGTAAGCCGGGACTAGGAATGATAGTGAGGGATG GAACATTTGAGGTAGAGCTTAATTGTCTTGGTCTTGTGGCCCTGCTGCAAGTTATAGCTATGGAAAAGTCAACCACGCAAGTTCTTGTAAATGATATTCTTGCTACTGTTAGACCTTTTGATGGATGTAGTTTTACTTGTGTTAAACGATCATGTAATAAAGCTGCCCATTCCATGGCTAAAGCTTCATTCCTCTTAGAGGAAGAATTAGTATGgaagcactag